The Niabella beijingensis genomic interval TGCACAGGATCAGGCCGCCTATGTGCTTCCCATTCATCAGGAGGAGATAGAATTTAATCAGGGGAGCCTCATAAATGAGCGGAGACCCGTGAGGGAATTGCATCAATAAAGTCCGGCAGGGAGAAACAATTTTAAATCATATAAAGATATTCTTATGTCTAGGGTTTATTTTTTTATTGGCTCATTGTTGCTACTAATGGTGGCCTGTAAAAAAGAGAAGGGCATCGTTCCCAGTAATAAAGATGTCAATTACTTAGTGGTCCACGATAACCCATCGGACCCGGTAGATCATGGTATTTATCAGTTTTATACAGCAACGGGTATCCCTGTATTTTATAATGATACACTGGAGCGAAAACAGGTCAACAATACGTCAGATATTCCTGTGTATGCTTATATTAAACTTGCTGTAAATTATTCACCAGGGGGCTTTGATAATAATATCTGGTATAGGCTGTTAAATAGCAGGCAGTCAGTATTGCCAATGCTGAATATCATACAATCAGGTCTTATTTCTGTTCTGCCAAATAGTGTATTTGTACCCAGTATTTTACTGGTGGATTCGTTGAAATACAGGCTCTGGGGTAGGGATGACCTGATATTTCCTTTAAATGCCTATTGCGGATTTAACACACTGGTAATACGATCCATAAATCCCGATACGTTGGATGCACAGGATCGGAAAAAGTATCTTGCAGGTATTTTAGCAGCCGTCAGTACAAAAAAATTACGAATATCATCTTCAGCAAAATTAGATAATGGTTTCTATAAAATTTCTATGGAATTGTCACCTGAAAATAATACTTATGAACAGAACTTTACATTCTGGTTCCCCGATGGATCGAAAGTCCCTGAAGACCTGGGGTTTATTTTTTGGTATAAAATTGGAGAAATAGTTTACACCCCTAGCCAGAAAGATGATTTGACGTCTTACCTCGAAGCCGCTTTCTATTATACTTCCACAGCTTTTAATACGACATATGCCAATTATCCTGCCGTACTTAAAAAGTTTCAGGTCGTCAGGACAATGCTAAAAGAGCTGGGCTTTCAGTTCTCCGATTAAAAATATACTTATATCAAAGCAGGTATTATTAAGAGTATCAATTATGGAAGATGCAGAGGAAACTATAACCTTCAATTATATTCAAAGATCCAAAGAGGACGTAAGCGCTTTTTGGGTGAGTGAATCCGGGTTTAACAGGGCTGTTAAACATTTCTCTCCTGTATTGTACAATAAGGTGCTGAATATTACCCGGCAGCATCAGGCCGCAGAGGATGTGGTGCAGGAAACCTTTTTGAGATTGTGGGAAAAGCGTAATGAAGTCGTTCCTGATAATATTGGCGGCTGGCTGTACAAAGTGGCTGTTAACCTGGCCTGTCAGTATGTAAAGAGGGAGAACTCTAAAAACAGAATTTATCATTTGATAAAAAGTACCGATCAGGAATATGGAACCAGTGGTGAGGAACAACTGCTGAAAAAGGAGAACGCGCAGCTTATTCATAAGATATATATGCGATTGCCGGAGAAACAGAAAACAGTCTACCACCTGAGCCGTAAAGAAGGAATGTCGAGAAATGAAATTGCCGAACAGCTGAATATCTCGCCACACACTGTTAAGAACCACCTTGCCAATGCCATACAATTTATCAAAGAGCAGGTAACTGGTTTAGTGCTCTTATTGGTTTTTTTTGTTTTTAACAATCTATTTTTTAATAACGGTAGTACAAAAGCTTTTCTGGATGATTTATATAGAATAGAGCATAGTACAAAAAAAGGACCGGATGTATTGCTGATACAGCATTATCTTAAAAACCGGTCAGTTTCATTTCAATACTTCTTGCCATCGGAGCGATTAAAACCGCTGTAACAGCTATGACAGGAATTCAATGGCTCAGCTGTAAGAGACGGGCATCTTA includes:
- a CDS encoding RNA polymerase sigma factor, giving the protein MEDAEETITFNYIQRSKEDVSAFWVSESGFNRAVKHFSPVLYNKVLNITRQHQAAEDVVQETFLRLWEKRNEVVPDNIGGWLYKVAVNLACQYVKRENSKNRIYHLIKSTDQEYGTSGEEQLLKKENAQLIHKIYMRLPEKQKTVYHLSRKEGMSRNEIAEQLNISPHTVKNHLANAIQFIKEQVTGLVLLLVFFVFNNLFFNNGSTKAFLDDLYRIEHSTKKGPDVLLIQHYLKNRSVSFQYFLPSERLKPL